In the genome of Streptomyces sp. SAI-127, the window GGTCGATGCGAGGGCGTTCGCCGATCGGTGCGTCAGTGATGCGGCCGGCGAGCACCAGGATGCCGAGCACCATCACGACCTCCCCGGCGAAGACCCACCGCCAGGAGAAGTACGTCGTCGCAACACCCCCGACGAGCGGCCCGACCGCGATGGCCACGGCCCCTGCGGCCGCGACGAGACCGTAGGCGGCAGGACGGCGTTCAGTGGCGAAGTTGCTCGCCACGAGCGCCACGATCGCGGGCAGGATGAGTGCCGCACCGATCCCCTCGAGGAACGACCAGCCGAGCAGCAGCACCGGCAGGTTCGGCGCGAGCGCCGTGGTGAGTGAACCGCAGCCGTAGATGACGCAGCCGATCATGAACGCGCGTCTGCGGCCGATCAGCGCCCCTGCTTTGCCGCCTGGGATCATGAACATCGCCATGACCAGGGTGTAGGCCGTGATGGCGCCTTGCACACCCGTCACCGTCGTGCCCACGTCTTCGGCCACCGTGGCGATCGAGACGTTCATGACCGAACTGTCGAGTGCCATGAGGAACTGACCGGCGGCGAGTGCCGACAGGACGATGCGTGCCGTTGCCGAACTCTCACTCGTGCCTGCCCTGGGTGCCATGCGCGCATCGTCCCAGCCGCCCCGAAGGGCGATCCGCGACCCGCCCCGGGGGTCGACCGGTTGGCGGACCGAGGTCAGCTCAGTCACCTTGGGTGGGAGTCGTCGCGGTGCGAGAAGGGCGAGAGGGACAGCGTCCACGAATGCGCGGTCGAGCGGTTGCCGGACCGGCCTGCGCGCCAGGGTGACCCCGCACGGTTCGCCGTGTCCGACCTCGGCCGTGCGGATATTGATGCCGGTGGGCGTCCGGTCTCAGCCCTGGGCCTCGATCTGGGCATCGGCGACGGCGATGGCGATGCCGAGTGCCGTGGCGATGTTGCCTGCTGCCGTCATGACGCGGGCGGTGCCCACGATGGGTGCGACGGCTACCAGAACGTCCTGCAGCTTTTCGGCGGTCAGTCCGGCCTTGAGGGCGGGGTCGATATGGGCCGCGTAGGAGATCGGCGGGGCGTCCGAGGCGGCGAGTGCCGCGATGCGCGTGAGTATGAGCATGTCCGGGGCCAGCCCGCATCGTTCGATCGAGTCGACCGTCATGGCGGCGAGGGTGTCCAGGACAGGGGTGTCGGATGTAGTGGACATGTCGCATGCCCTCCTGGTGAGTTTCGAGCCCGAGGGAGATATGAGGCGGAAGGAAAGGAGTTCCGCGGTAGGTGTGGGCCTTCCTTCAACCGTAGAACCCATCGGGGCCTCGCGCATGGCGCGGTCATGGTTCGTGCCATGGCCGCAGGCGTGCCGATCCCGCGGATCCTGGCCGGGGAGCAGCCGCATGTGTGAGCTAGTACGAAAGCCCTCCCGTCCGACGGACGGAAGGGCCTCTGACCAGATGCTTCTCTGTGCCCCCGGCAGGATTCGAACCTGCGACACCGGCTTTAGGAGAGCCGTGCTCTATCCCCTGAGCTACGAAGGCGGGGCTTGTGC includes:
- a CDS encoding carboxymuconolactone decarboxylase family protein encodes the protein MSTTSDTPVLDTLAAMTVDSIERCGLAPDMLILTRIAALAASDAPPISYAAHIDPALKAGLTAEKLQDVLVAVAPIVGTARVMTAAGNIATALGIAIAVADAQIEAQG